From Nicotiana tabacum cultivar K326 chromosome 20, ASM71507v2, whole genome shotgun sequence, one genomic window encodes:
- the LOC142174528 gene encoding uncharacterized protein LOC142174528: MADGGSGVDICLLSTLQRMEIGTERIRPNNVSVHAFNGIKRDTIGEIDLILTIGPVDFEVTFQILDMDTSYNFLLGRPWIYAAGAVPSTLHQMVKFQYEDQEIVVHGEDEQSIYRDPSVPCLKAREGSEHIVYQAFEVVVADQ; this comes from the coding sequence ATGGCGGATGGTGGATCAGGGGTCGACATATGCCTTCTCTCAactttgcaaagaatggagattGGGACTGAGAGAATCAGGCCTAACAATGTCAGTGTACATGCCTTTAACggtatcaagagagacaccatagGCGAGATTGATTTGATCTTGACTATCGGTCCTGTGGATTTCGAGGTGACATTTCAGATTCTAGACATGGACACTTCTTATAATTTCCTTTTGGGAAGGCCTTGGATTTACGCGGCAGGGGCCGTACCTtccactctccaccagatggtgaaatttcAATATGAAGATCAGGAAATTGTGGTTCATGGAGAAGACGAGCAGTCAATTTACcgggacccatcagtcccatgTCTCAAAGCCAGGGAAGGTAGCGAGCATATAGTTTATCAAGCCTTCGAGGTGGTGGTCGCAGATCAATGA
- the LOC142174529 gene encoding uncharacterized protein LOC142174529: MEQSLKNIEGLSREKSVSYADLCMFPYVHLPLGFKTPKFEKYDGHGDAIAYLKRYCNQLRGAGGKEELLIAYFRESLVGIAFEWYMDQDISHWHIWDDLARDFVRQFQYNIDIAHDRNSLSNLKKKSSKSFREYAVKWHEQAASVKTPMDEMEMVSVFLQAQEVGYFQNIMFAMGKPFAEAIKIGEMVDNSVKIGRILSQSSIRATSQRWRWHLQV; the protein is encoded by the coding sequence ATGGAACAGAGCCTTAAGAATATAGAAGGCTTAAGTAGAGAAAAGAGCGTATCCTACGctgatctatgtatgttcccatATGTACATTTGCCcctgggtttcaagaccccaaagttcgaaaAGTATGATGGGCACGGGGATGCCATAGCCTACCTCAAGAGATATTGCAACCAATTAAGAGGGGCAGGCGGAAAAGAAGAGCTCCTAATAGCTTATTTCAGAGAGAGTCTAGTTGGCATTGCATTTGAGTGGTACATGGATCAGGACATATCTCATTGGCACATTTGGGATGATCTGGCTCGAGATTTTGTCAGACAGTTTCAGTATAACATAGACATAGCTCATGACAGGAATTCTCTGtcgaatctcaagaagaagtcaTCGAAAAGTTTCCGAGAATATGCTGTTAAATGGCACGAACAAGCGGCTAGTGTCAAGACCCCGATGGATGAAATGGAAATGGTTAGTGTTTTTCTACAAGCCCAAGAGGTTGGCTACTTTCAGAATATAATGTTTGCAATGGGGAAACCGTTTGCTGAGGCCATCAAAATTGGTGAGATGGTCGACAATAGTGTGAAAATAGGGCGCATATTGAGCCAATCTTCCATAAGAGCTACATCCCAGAGGTGGCGATGGCATCTTCAAGTCTGA